The sequence below is a genomic window from Kitasatospora kifunensis.
GGGTATCAGGACCGTCGCCGAATTCGACCCGAGCACCCTTGAGTTCGTGCTGCACACGCCGGACGACCGAGCGGCGAAGTTCTCCAGCGTGGCCGCCTTGGGTCTGCCGCAGCAGGCCGTGGTCTGCGCCCGGGTGTCGGTCGATGGCCGGGACGGTGGTGTGTTCTCCTTCCTGGTCGACATCACGGACGAGCGGGGCGCGATGGCACCCGGGGTCGAACTCTCCAGTCCGCTCGCGGTGCAGGCGCTGCCGCTGCCGTACGCACTGGTCCGCTTCCGCCGGGTGCGCCTGCCCTACCAGCGCTGGCTGCGGGACGGCGCCGAGATCGACGACTCCGGTGTGCTGCGTGATCCAACGGGAGGTCAAGATGCAAGACTGCAAAGGACCTTGAGCGTCGGGCAGGCGCTCTGGGCGACGCTGCCGACCGCGCTGGCGGCGATGGGCGCACGCAGCGCCGTGCTCGGTTGGCGGTTCAGTGCGAGCCGCCGCTCGCACGGTCGGCTCGCGCCGCAGGCTCCGGTGCTCGTCTACCGCACGCAGCAGCACGCGGTGGTCGGCGCGTTGGCCGAGGCCTTCGGCCTGCGCTGCGTGGCTGAGGCGGCACGCGGCCTGTGGTCCGCCGCCGCCGGCGTGGGTGGCGCCGCGCAGTCCACGCCGCAGCTCGTACCGCAGCCCGCGCCGAAGATGGCCTTCTCGCCCTGGGCCGCGGTGGACAGTGGGCTGGCCCTGTACAAAGCGCTGACCACCCGGGCCACTGCCAGGCTGGTCGGCGAGTGCCAGCACCGCTGCGGGGTCTCCGGCCAGTTCGCGATCAACCGGCTCCCGGGCTACCTCGGCTTTGCCCACGCCTTCGACAGCGCGGGTGGCGACAGCACGCTCATCCTGCTCGACGCCGGCCGCCTCCTCGCCGAACAGGCCGAACAGGCCGAGCCGGTCGAGGCGGTCGAACAAGTCGAGCCCGTCGATCCCACCGATCCGGACTGGTGGCCCGCCATCGCCGCCGCTCTGACCGCACGCCTTGCCGTGCGGCTCGGCGCCGACCTGCGCCGCCGTCGCGCCACCGGGGCGAGTGGCCTGGAGCTCTGGAACCCCCTGCTCGACCAGGCTGTCCAACTGGGCGAGGCACAGGCCCAGCTGCTGGCGGCCAATGCCGTCGCCCAAGCTGTTGCCGGGGCCGGGGCCGGGGCCGGGGCCGCCGCCCCGCCCCCACCGGCCCTGGGCGACCTGGCCGCGCTCTACGGGCTCGGCCAGGCCCGCCGCCTCAGTGGCCCACTGCTCGCCGCCGAAGTGCTGGACCCCGCCACGGTCCGCCACTTCCCCGAGGCGCTGGACCAGCTGTGCGATCGGCTCGCTCCCCACCTGCCGGCCATCGCCGAAGCCCTCGACCCGGACCAGGGACAGGCCACCGCCCCGCTGGGCGCGTCCGATTACCCCGCCGCCCTGGTGGCGGCCCTGACCTGGCACCGGAGCACCTCATGAGCAGTACTGGAGCCGCCGCCCCGCCGCCCGCGATCGGTGTCCTCGGCATGGGGACCTACCTCCCCACCGAGATCCGCCGCAACGAGGACATCGCCCAGGCCGCCGGCGTCACCGCCCGGTGGATCACCGAGCGCACCGGCGTACTGCGCCGGCACGTCGCCGCCCCGCAGCAGGCCGCCTCCGACCTGGCCTCGGAGGCTGTCAGCGCCGCCTGCCGGGCAGCCGGCCTGGCCCCTGGACAGCTCGGCCTGGTGATCGCGGCGACCTCGACGCCGGACGAGCTGGGCCCGGCCACCGCGTGCCGGATCCAGGCGCGGATCGGCGCGCACCACGCCACCGCGCTGGATGTCAGCGCGGCCTGCTCGGGCTGGCTCTTCGCCACCCGGGTGGCCCACGACTGGCTGCGCGCCGAACCCGAACTGCGGTACGCGGCGGTGGTCGGCGTCGAGGCGTACTCCAAGTTCCTCGACCCGACCGATCGGGGCACCGCCGTGCTGTTCGCGGACGGTGCCGCTGCGGCGGTCCTCGGTCCGGTCGCGCCGGGGGCGGGCTTCGCCGGATTCCAGCTGGGCTCGGACGGCCGGGGCGCACATCACGTGCTCATCCCGGCCGGCGGCAGCCGGGAGCCGGCGAGCCCGCAGAGCCTGGCCGAGGGGCACCACCGGATCCGGATGGACGGGCGGGCGGTGCGCGACTTCATCGTCGAGGTCTTCCCGCGCCTGGTGCACGGGACCCTGCAGCGGCATGGGCTCGACCTGCTCGACATCGACGCCTTCGTGACCCACCAGCCGAACCCCGTCCTGCTCCGCTCGATCGGCGCCGACCTCGGCATCCCCGCCGAGCGCCTGCACATCGTCGCCGACCGGACCGGCAACCTCGGTGCCGCCTCGACCCCGTTCGCGCTGGCCACGGCGGCCGGTCGGGGTGCGCTGCGGC
It includes:
- a CDS encoding acyl-CoA dehydrogenase family protein; amino-acid sequence: MNTEHRRFIAPGPAVLNAARGAAPPGAGAPGAGATAAGLSADAGRVPPPYATEVMKALFEEWIAAEPDPLSRDTSAHLRLRRLAEVLPPATELFADTALLSSVGAATALADPALYQTFLSHYILCAGSVALLGEPGTGIADDLAHVRAKGSFMVTEVGDASSHLGIRTVAEFDPSTLEFVLHTPDDRAAKFSSVAALGLPQQAVVCARVSVDGRDGGVFSFLVDITDERGAMAPGVELSSPLAVQALPLPYALVRFRRVRLPYQRWLRDGAEIDDSGVLRDPTGGQDARLQRTLSVGQALWATLPTALAAMGARSAVLGWRFSASRRSHGRLAPQAPVLVYRTQQHAVVGALAEAFGLRCVAEAARGLWSAAAGVGGAAQSTPQLVPQPAPKMAFSPWAAVDSGLALYKALTTRATARLVGECQHRCGVSGQFAINRLPGYLGFAHAFDSAGGDSTLILLDAGRLLAEQAEQAEPVEAVEQVEPVDPTDPDWWPAIAAALTARLAVRLGADLRRRRATGASGLELWNPLLDQAVQLGEAQAQLLAANAVAQAVAGAGAGAGAAAPPPPALGDLAALYGLGQARRLSGPLLAAEVLDPATVRHFPEALDQLCDRLAPHLPAIAEALDPDQGQATAPLGASDYPAALVAALTWHRSTS
- a CDS encoding 3-oxoacyl-ACP synthase III family protein; protein product: MSSTGAAAPPPAIGVLGMGTYLPTEIRRNEDIAQAAGVTARWITERTGVLRRHVAAPQQAASDLASEAVSAACRAAGLAPGQLGLVIAATSTPDELGPATACRIQARIGAHHATALDVSAACSGWLFATRVAHDWLRAEPELRYAAVVGVEAYSKFLDPTDRGTAVLFADGAAAAVLGPVAPGAGFAGFQLGSDGRGAHHVLIPAGGSREPASPQSLAEGHHRIRMDGRAVRDFIVEVFPRLVHGTLQRHGLDLLDIDAFVTHQPNPVLLRSIGADLGIPAERLHIVADRTGNLGAASTPFALATAAGRGALRPGARVLVCVFGAGLTWGSTLLTWTGAPAVDVCDAAS